One genomic segment of Desulfovibrio sp. JC010 includes these proteins:
- the iorA gene encoding indolepyruvate ferredoxin oxidoreductase subunit alpha: MAHPLLKDSPGMKKLLLGNEAIVRGAIEAGIQVVTCYPGTPSSEVPDTFFRLSPEGDFTFEYSVNEKVALEVGGGATLAGAMTLTTMKHVGVNVAADPLMTLAYTGTPGGMVLLSADDPGCHSSQNEQDNRYYARLAGMPCLEPSTAQEAKDMTRDALNMSREMSAPFILRTTTRVNHLRGPVEYGEVAKLAPAAGFQKNPAQFVPIPAFARRMHVELLEKLEKLREMAETSKYNKISGNGKIGIVASGICRAYLADALADTGLADKFKVLELGFTYPLPTKMLTDFISSVEKVVILEELEPFLENELRVLAQKNSITVEIIGKDNALLPLNDEYSTLNITAIIREVLGMEAEKTQSCPAEEGLPMRPPNLCAGCTHRAAYYAVKKVFGPDAVCSSDIGCYTLGILPPLNAADFLLCMGSSISAGSGAAKAAGQTVVGFIGDSTFFHSGITGLVNAVFNQHDILLVILDNSTTAMTGHQPHPGVETTALGSNPAQVDIESIVKGCGVSEIRTVNPLNQKALTKDLEDLKAMNGVRVLIAKAPCPLFARRTLKKAPGQTAYVANQTAEVLKVMEELACPAFEKTAEGVEINEILCSGCMLCLQLTKDIKARKRSS, encoded by the coding sequence ATGGCTCACCCACTTCTCAAGGATAGTCCGGGCATGAAAAAGCTGCTTCTCGGCAATGAAGCCATTGTCCGAGGCGCGATTGAAGCCGGTATTCAGGTTGTTACCTGTTACCCCGGCACCCCCTCCTCCGAAGTACCGGACACTTTCTTCCGTCTTTCACCTGAAGGCGACTTCACTTTTGAATACTCAGTCAACGAAAAGGTTGCTCTGGAAGTAGGCGGCGGTGCCACTCTGGCAGGCGCAATGACCCTGACCACCATGAAGCACGTCGGCGTAAACGTTGCTGCCGACCCGCTCATGACTCTCGCCTACACCGGCACCCCCGGCGGCATGGTTCTGCTTTCCGCAGACGATCCCGGATGCCACTCCAGCCAGAACGAACAGGACAACCGCTACTACGCACGCCTTGCAGGCATGCCCTGCCTTGAGCCATCCACAGCTCAGGAAGCAAAAGACATGACCCGCGATGCGCTGAACATGTCCCGCGAAATGTCCGCTCCGTTCATCCTGCGCACCACCACCCGTGTTAACCATCTGCGCGGCCCTGTTGAGTACGGCGAAGTGGCCAAACTTGCTCCTGCTGCCGGATTCCAGAAGAACCCCGCACAGTTCGTACCCATCCCGGCTTTCGCCCGCAGGATGCACGTTGAGCTGCTTGAAAAGCTCGAAAAACTGCGCGAAATGGCGGAGACCTCCAAGTACAACAAAATTTCCGGCAATGGAAAAATCGGTATCGTAGCCTCCGGTATCTGTAGAGCATACCTCGCAGACGCACTCGCTGACACCGGTCTTGCCGATAAATTTAAAGTTCTTGAGCTGGGCTTCACTTACCCGCTGCCCACCAAGATGCTCACCGACTTCATCTCCTCCGTGGAAAAAGTCGTTATTCTGGAAGAACTTGAGCCTTTCCTTGAAAATGAGCTCCGCGTTCTGGCCCAGAAAAATTCTATCACAGTGGAAATCATCGGCAAAGACAACGCTCTGCTGCCGCTGAACGATGAATACTCCACCCTGAACATCACCGCCATCATCCGCGAAGTTCTGGGTATGGAAGCAGAAAAGACCCAGAGCTGTCCTGCGGAAGAAGGACTGCCCATGCGTCCGCCGAACCTCTGCGCAGGCTGCACCCACCGTGCCGCATACTACGCAGTGAAAAAGGTTTTCGGCCCTGACGCAGTCTGTTCTTCCGACATCGGCTGCTACACTCTCGGTATTCTGCCTCCGCTGAATGCTGCTGACTTCCTGCTCTGCATGGGCTCCTCCATCTCTGCAGGTTCCGGAGCAGCAAAAGCCGCAGGTCAGACCGTGGTAGGCTTCATCGGTGACTCCACTTTCTTCCATTCCGGTATTACCGGCCTGGTAAACGCTGTCTTCAACCAGCATGATATCCTGCTGGTCATCCTTGACAACTCCACCACCGCCATGACCGGGCATCAGCCTCACCCCGGCGTTGAGACCACCGCACTGGGTTCCAACCCTGCGCAGGTCGACATTGAGTCCATCGTCAAGGGTTGCGGTGTAAGTGAGATCCGTACCGTTAATCCGCTGAACCAGAAAGCACTCACTAAAGACCTCGAAGATCTGAAAGCCATGAACGGCGTGCGTGTCCTTATTGCCAAGGCTCCCTGCCCGCTCTTCGCCCGCAGAACCCTTAAAAAGGCTCCCGGACAGACTGCTTACGTAGCGAATCAGACCGCAGAAGTGCTCAAGGTGATGGAAGAACTGGCCTGTCCCGCATTTGAAAAGACTGCGGAAGGCGTTGAAATCAATGAAATCCTTTGTTCCGGTTGCATGCTCTGCCTGCAGCTGACTAAAGATATTAAAGCCCGGAAAAGGAGCAGCTAA
- a CDS encoding tetratricopeptide repeat protein, giving the protein MEEQNNTQDILNQVHESTPDTLHPLLDYIIKNGKMIVAGVAAIILIAGGISGFKYMNQQKMIKAQSELGVILIKYSGTKQADELAAFAKDAPASMMPAVQLAQAKAWMDAGSYAEAKTAWAAVGKTSPEMAPVAGLGEAKCLMLEKKAGEAVTLLQGLKNSAGEKYASSIDRLLAEAAEQAGNIQLAVQAYQGLLTSVPQEASFFEFKIKELKAKL; this is encoded by the coding sequence ATGGAAGAACAAAACAACACACAGGACATTCTGAATCAGGTTCACGAATCCACCCCCGACACCCTTCATCCTCTTCTTGACTACATTATTAAGAACGGAAAGATGATTGTAGCCGGGGTGGCAGCGATCATTCTCATTGCAGGCGGAATTTCCGGCTTCAAGTACATGAACCAGCAGAAAATGATCAAAGCTCAGAGTGAACTGGGAGTTATACTGATCAAGTACAGCGGCACAAAACAGGCCGACGAACTGGCTGCTTTTGCAAAAGACGCTCCCGCATCCATGATGCCTGCTGTCCAGCTGGCGCAGGCCAAAGCATGGATGGATGCAGGCAGCTATGCTGAAGCTAAAACCGCATGGGCTGCTGTGGGCAAAACCTCCCCTGAGATGGCTCCTGTTGCCGGACTCGGCGAAGCAAAATGCTTGATGCTTGAAAAGAAAGCAGGCGAAGCAGTTACTCTTCTGCAGGGCCTTAAAAACAGTGCCGGCGAAAAGTATGCATCTTCCATCGACAGACTGCTGGCTGAAGCCGCTGAACAGGCCGGAAACATCCAGCTTGCAGTACAGGCATATCAGGGCCTGCTGACCAGCGTACCTCAGGAAGCTTCTTTTTTTGAGTTCAAAATCAAGGAACTCAAGGCTAAACTCTAA
- a CDS encoding glutamate-5-semialdehyde dehydrogenase produces MSYSEAMKAVAAKAKEASRKIACADGTARNAAIIELAALLEQEKEFIFAENKKDLDAAKQRGLDQARLQRLEITPSVLEYMIQGCNEVAGQADPVGEIEKMERRPNGMMVGKMRIPLGVIMMIFESRPNVTVDAAVLCLKAGNSVILRGGSEAIHSNLALASLLQKALGKAGLPAEAVQVVEVTDREAVSELLKLDEYIDVVIPRGGEGLIRAVVSQATMPVLKHYKGVCHIYVDKDCHIPEAMDIIKNAKVQKPAACNSLECLLVHEDIAKEILPSLGTLLGAVGVTMKGCPRAMPLLGAKAIAADFDDWGMEYLDLILCVKVVSTQDEAQDHISRYGSNHSEVILTKDHDRAMRFVREVDASMVGVNASTRFNDGGQLGLGAEIGISTSKLHSYGPMGATELTSTKFVLLGNWDVRN; encoded by the coding sequence ATGAGCTATTCAGAAGCAATGAAAGCAGTTGCTGCAAAGGCTAAGGAAGCCTCCCGTAAAATTGCCTGTGCTGACGGCACAGCAAGGAATGCAGCCATTATCGAACTGGCTGCTTTGCTGGAGCAGGAAAAAGAATTTATTTTTGCAGAGAATAAAAAAGACCTCGATGCTGCAAAACAGCGCGGTCTTGATCAGGCCCGCCTGCAGCGTCTTGAAATTACTCCGTCTGTGCTTGAGTATATGATTCAGGGCTGCAACGAGGTTGCCGGACAGGCTGATCCCGTGGGTGAAATCGAAAAGATGGAACGTCGCCCCAACGGCATGATGGTCGGTAAGATGCGCATCCCGCTGGGCGTTATCATGATGATTTTTGAATCCCGCCCCAACGTCACAGTCGACGCCGCCGTGCTCTGCCTTAAGGCCGGGAACTCGGTCATCCTGCGTGGCGGTTCTGAAGCCATCCATTCCAATCTCGCCCTTGCTTCTCTCCTGCAGAAAGCACTCGGCAAAGCAGGTCTGCCCGCTGAAGCAGTGCAGGTGGTGGAAGTTACCGACCGCGAAGCTGTCAGCGAACTGCTTAAGCTGGATGAATACATTGACGTGGTCATCCCCCGTGGCGGTGAAGGTCTGATCCGTGCTGTCGTTTCACAGGCGACCATGCCCGTGCTGAAACATTACAAGGGTGTCTGCCATATTTATGTGGATAAGGATTGTCATATTCCTGAAGCCATGGACATCATTAAGAATGCCAAGGTCCAGAAGCCTGCGGCCTGCAACTCTCTTGAGTGTCTGCTGGTACACGAGGATATTGCCAAGGAAATTTTACCTTCCCTCGGAACACTGCTCGGTGCAGTGGGTGTGACCATGAAAGGCTGCCCCCGGGCCATGCCGCTTCTGGGAGCTAAAGCCATCGCCGCTGACTTCGACGATTGGGGTATGGAATATCTTGACCTGATCTTATGTGTAAAAGTGGTTTCTACTCAGGATGAAGCACAGGATCATATTTCCCGCTACGGCTCCAACCATAGTGAAGTCATCCTGACCAAAGATCACGACCGGGCCATGCGTTTTGTCCGCGAAGTGGATGCTTCCATGGTCGGGGTTAACGCTTCCACCCGTTTCAACGACGGCGGACAGCTCGGACTCGGCGCGGAGATCGGGATTTCCACCTCCAAGCTGCATTCCTACGGTCCCATGGGGGCTACTGAGCTTACTTCTACTAAGTTCGTGCTGCTCGGTAATTGGGATGTAAGAAATTAA
- the nadD gene encoding nicotinate-nucleotide adenylyltransferase, producing MKTGLFGGSFNPIHSTHIDVAQEVMKRLQLDQVLLLPAGHPYHKEQGEMLPAALRYELVEKAVQGCEGLEVSDIDISVEGPTYTVDTLREAARSYPGDELFFIMGQDSFENFTTWKDWQDIPKLGNVVAVSREEADHGEMAQELQRIFPAIKKTGQNVWTVPDGYSIYIIGDFDFVISSTLVREEWKKGTDILKLVPKAVAECMAEHADELGKFWC from the coding sequence ATGAAAACAGGTCTTTTCGGCGGTAGTTTTAATCCAATTCACTCCACGCACATTGATGTGGCACAAGAAGTGATGAAGCGTTTGCAGCTTGATCAGGTCTTGCTGTTGCCTGCCGGGCATCCGTATCATAAAGAACAGGGCGAAATGCTGCCTGCTGCGTTGCGTTATGAGCTGGTCGAAAAGGCTGTGCAGGGCTGCGAAGGTTTGGAAGTCAGCGATATTGATATTTCTGTCGAAGGACCGACATATACTGTAGATACCCTGCGCGAGGCCGCCCGCAGCTATCCCGGAGATGAACTTTTTTTCATCATGGGGCAGGACTCCTTTGAAAACTTCACCACATGGAAAGACTGGCAGGATATCCCCAAGCTGGGCAATGTGGTGGCCGTCAGCCGCGAAGAAGCCGACCATGGTGAAATGGCGCAGGAACTGCAGCGCATCTTCCCCGCTATTAAAAAGACCGGGCAGAATGTCTGGACAGTTCCTGATGGATACTCAATTTACATAATCGGAGATTTTGATTTTGTGATCAGTTCCACTCTTGTACGCGAAGAATGGAAAAAGGGCACAGATATTTTGAAATTAGTTCCGAAAGCTGTCGCAGAATGTATGGCCGAACACGCCGATGAGTTAGGCAAATTTTGGTGTTAA
- a CDS encoding nucleoside triphosphate pyrophosphatase encodes MSIYSTVKPLILGSGSPRRKDLLHSAGLTFEIKPATCEEPAPLPGQGPEDYAIKMAELKAENVAAANPGSYVLGSDTIVVRDRDILGKPADREEAYRMVKSLCGRKHKVISGCALISPEGEKTSYAVSTEVEFIDFNEASVRAYAATGEPDDKAGAYAIQGQGAFLVKGISGSYTNVVGLPLARVIETLVQWGVVVPGEG; translated from the coding sequence ATGAGTATATACAGCACCGTAAAACCGCTGATACTGGGCTCAGGCTCCCCGCGCCGCAAGGACCTGCTTCACTCCGCCGGACTGACATTTGAAATCAAACCCGCCACATGCGAGGAACCCGCCCCGCTCCCCGGTCAGGGACCGGAAGATTACGCCATTAAAATGGCGGAACTGAAAGCCGAAAACGTTGCCGCAGCAAATCCCGGTTCATACGTTCTCGGCTCGGACACCATCGTGGTCCGTGACCGGGACATCCTCGGCAAGCCCGCTGACCGCGAAGAAGCCTACCGGATGGTCAAATCCCTGTGCGGGCGCAAGCACAAGGTTATCAGCGGCTGTGCCCTGATTTCACCTGAAGGGGAAAAAACAAGCTACGCCGTATCAACTGAAGTAGAATTCATAGATTTCAACGAAGCATCAGTACGGGCCTACGCCGCAACCGGAGAGCCGGATGACAAGGCCGGAGCCTACGCCATTCAGGGACAGGGAGCCTTTCTGGTCAAAGGGATCAGTGGTTCATATACCAACGTAGTCGGATTGCCCCTTGCGCGGGTGATTGAGACACTGGTTCAGTGGGGTGTGGTGGTTCCGGGGGAGGGATAG
- a CDS encoding MBL fold metallo-hydrolase: MKVCIWGARGSLSATFNAERARAKVKAALEIAVEKGIDSTTDLDAFIDNELPFPVRGSYGTNTPCIQVEGQGDDYIICDCGTGLRDLGNKIMADRHGAPGAHFHIFMSHLHWDHIQGFPFFVPAYIPGNKISFYGGHPGIEKVLRNQQSEPCFPVHFDNLGAEFDFTRLKTGQKLEVAGVSVEVKAQYHPGGSFGYRFEKDGKSAVYSTDCEHKSATALADKGFVEFFKDADLLIMDAQYSFAEANSIKEDWGHSNNIIAVELSGMAGVKTLCLFHQEPVLDDFQLQKFLEDTKEFSQLAEFRPGNIIMAQDGLCIDL, translated from the coding sequence ATGAAGGTATGCATCTGGGGCGCGCGCGGGTCCCTGTCTGCCACATTTAATGCCGAAAGGGCCAGAGCCAAAGTCAAGGCCGCACTTGAGATAGCTGTTGAAAAGGGTATCGATTCAACTACTGATCTTGATGCGTTCATAGACAATGAACTTCCTTTTCCTGTTCGCGGTTCCTACGGGACGAACACTCCCTGCATTCAGGTGGAAGGGCAGGGCGATGACTACATAATCTGCGATTGCGGGACCGGGTTGCGTGATCTCGGAAACAAAATCATGGCCGATCGGCACGGTGCTCCGGGGGCCCATTTCCATATCTTCATGTCCCACCTGCACTGGGATCACATTCAGGGTTTTCCGTTTTTTGTTCCGGCTTACATTCCCGGAAATAAGATTTCATTTTACGGCGGTCATCCCGGCATAGAAAAAGTTCTGCGTAATCAGCAGAGCGAACCCTGTTTCCCGGTCCATTTTGATAATCTTGGGGCCGAGTTTGACTTTACCCGCTTGAAAACCGGGCAGAAGCTTGAGGTTGCCGGAGTCAGTGTCGAGGTCAAAGCCCAGTATCATCCGGGCGGTTCATTCGGGTACCGATTTGAAAAGGATGGTAAATCAGCCGTCTACTCCACTGATTGCGAGCACAAGAGTGCCACAGCCCTTGCAGATAAAGGGTTTGTGGAATTTTTTAAAGACGCGGACCTTTTGATCATGGATGCCCAGTACTCATTTGCCGAGGCAAATTCCATCAAGGAAGACTGGGGGCATTCCAACAACATCATCGCGGTGGAGCTTTCCGGTATGGCCGGGGTCAAGACCCTCTGCCTGTTCCATCAGGAACCTGTTCTGGACGATTTTCAGCTTCAGAAATTTCTGGAAGACACCAAGGAATTTTCCCAGCTGGCCGAGTTCAGGCCGGGTAATATCATTATGGCTCAAGACGGGCTGTGCATTGATTTATAG
- a CDS encoding OmpA family protein, with protein MKFDDLKCELDLMDFKSGNTDSSGMSGWAVPWSDLMMVMFVLFVVLFIYSQSKENIKVIFEGNAQSQMAVNPADELIEMISFHREAMSSSARVVMTPEDVLYRSDDGAVSMKEEDGELKIVMRGNAFFAPGKSSFESKTRQYLAEVAEVLKTSNHAIHIIGHTDGSDAARTGKDTVFGLSASRAARVAEYLINQKSIDPVRIIVSGRGGVAPELPGEMGKVEGNNRRVEIIVINTDVSAQ; from the coding sequence ATGAAATTCGATGATCTGAAATGTGAACTTGACCTGATGGATTTTAAATCAGGAAATACGGATAGTTCCGGCATGAGCGGCTGGGCGGTTCCGTGGTCCGACCTGATGATGGTTATGTTCGTCCTTTTTGTGGTGCTGTTTATCTACAGTCAGTCCAAAGAAAATATCAAAGTTATCTTCGAGGGCAATGCCCAGTCGCAGATGGCTGTGAATCCTGCTGATGAACTTATTGAAATGATTTCGTTTCATCGCGAGGCCATGTCCAGTTCCGCACGGGTGGTCATGACCCCTGAAGACGTGCTTTACCGCAGCGATGACGGGGCCGTGAGCATGAAAGAGGAAGACGGCGAGTTGAAGATAGTCATGCGTGGGAATGCCTTTTTCGCACCGGGCAAGAGCAGCTTTGAGTCAAAGACCCGTCAATATCTTGCCGAAGTGGCCGAGGTGCTCAAGACCAGCAATCATGCCATCCACATAATCGGCCATACTGACGGTAGCGATGCTGCCAGAACGGGCAAGGATACAGTTTTCGGGCTTTCCGCCAGCCGTGCCGCGCGGGTGGCAGAATATCTGATCAATCAGAAATCAATCGATCCGGTCCGCATAATTGTCAGCGGACGCGGCGGCGTTGCCCCTGAACTGCCCGGTGAAATGGGCAAGGTGGAAGGCAACAACCGCAGGGTTGAGATTATAGTTATTAATACTGACGTTAGTGCCCAGTAA
- a CDS encoding motility protein A — MNKKNLIGVIVASAVFAGSFWFSGGIALYWNAAALAIVLSGLAVAVMLSYPVEQLREAFRVVQDSYSTRLATHEEIVETLLDLSVRSKMDGMLSLEKAGEKTTSSFLRNALMLLVDNFEEDEIKDCLKTEMSFFHMRRSESERVFQSMARFAPAFGVAGSVIGLIGLLMGIDNPAMILKHIPVAFISTLYGVIFSNMIFAPMAETVGCRTRNELINQKMILDGVIAIKKEQNPYKLERKLGAFLDADDREEKAEALRNITRKYIKMRRDEKKSKDKILHEVPLVKAKAS, encoded by the coding sequence ATGAATAAGAAGAATTTAATCGGTGTCATCGTTGCTTCCGCAGTCTTTGCAGGCAGCTTCTGGTTCAGCGGGGGGATTGCCCTCTACTGGAACGCGGCGGCCCTTGCCATCGTTCTTTCCGGTCTTGCTGTGGCGGTTATGCTCAGCTATCCGGTGGAGCAGCTGCGTGAAGCCTTCCGGGTGGTGCAGGACAGTTACTCCACCCGTCTGGCAACCCATGAGGAAATCGTGGAAACCCTGCTCGATCTGAGTGTCCGTTCCAAAATGGACGGTATGCTCTCCCTTGAAAAAGCGGGCGAGAAGACTACCAGTTCTTTCCTGCGTAATGCGCTCATGCTGCTGGTGGATAATTTTGAAGAAGATGAAATCAAGGATTGCCTGAAAACTGAAATGTCATTTTTCCATATGCGCCGGAGTGAATCCGAGCGGGTATTTCAGTCCATGGCCCGTTTTGCCCCTGCTTTCGGTGTGGCCGGATCAGTCATCGGACTGATAGGTCTGCTCATGGGCATCGACAATCCGGCAATGATCCTTAAACATATCCCGGTGGCCTTTATTTCAACCCTCTACGGGGTGATCTTCAGCAACATGATCTTCGCGCCCATGGCTGAAACCGTGGGCTGCCGGACCCGTAATGAGCTTATCAACCAGAAGATGATTCTCGACGGCGTAATCGCCATCAAAAAGGAACAGAATCCTTATAAGCTGGAAAGAAAGCTGGGTGCTTTCCTTGATGCCGATGACCGCGAAGAAAAGGCTGAGGCTCTTAGAAACATTACCCGCAAGTATATCAAGATGCGCAGGGATGAGAAGAAATCCAAGGACAAGATTCTGCATGAAGTCCCTTTAGTGAAGGCTAAGGCTTCCTAA
- a CDS encoding glucokinase, which produces MGLVLAVDIGGTNSRFAAFESGPAHSLVMKETVWLSSVQARSFDHLMEMLAESEFPYAPSDFDVTVIAVAGPVVGGVYCNVTNVDWDVDFRDGYKKYGFRAAMLINDFAAQAYACRTPAVKGCRVIHEAEISPIGTVGVIGAGTGLGHCALVPVPVSELGYVPVPSEAGHISFPCQTADELDFCKFVMDKRNISYCCGDEVLTGRGLNMLHLYLTGEDLEPSKVAEKMKQGGRTLEWYSRFTARCCRNYAISVCATGGLYIAGGIVAKNPFVVEQDVFMEEFLDSSSMGDLLKQIPVFLNDNQESGLYGAALRGVLHI; this is translated from the coding sequence ATGGGACTTGTTTTAGCAGTTGATATCGGGGGCACAAACAGCAGGTTTGCCGCATTTGAATCCGGTCCGGCCCATAGTCTGGTCATGAAGGAAACTGTCTGGCTTTCCAGTGTGCAGGCCCGCAGTTTCGACCATCTTATGGAAATGCTTGCCGAGAGCGAATTTCCTTACGCCCCTTCGGATTTTGATGTGACGGTTATTGCGGTGGCCGGTCCGGTGGTGGGTGGTGTTTACTGCAATGTTACCAATGTGGATTGGGATGTTGATTTCCGGGACGGCTACAAAAAATACGGATTCCGCGCTGCCATGCTGATCAATGATTTCGCAGCGCAGGCTTATGCCTGCCGCACTCCGGCGGTGAAGGGCTGCCGGGTTATTCATGAGGCTGAGATTTCGCCCATTGGTACAGTGGGGGTTATCGGGGCCGGGACCGGGCTGGGGCATTGCGCGCTGGTTCCCGTGCCGGTTTCGGAGCTTGGTTATGTGCCTGTTCCTTCCGAAGCCGGACATATCTCATTTCCCTGCCAGACAGCCGATGAACTGGATTTTTGTAAATTCGTCATGGATAAGCGCAATATTTCCTATTGCTGCGGCGATGAAGTGCTCACCGGGCGCGGGCTGAACATGCTCCATCTCTATCTCACCGGGGAGGATCTTGAGCCCAGTAAGGTTGCCGAGAAAATGAAGCAGGGCGGCCGGACTCTTGAATGGTATTCCCGATTTACCGCCCGTTGCTGCCGCAACTACGCCATCAGCGTTTGCGCTACCGGAGGGTTGTATATTGCCGGGGGAATCGTAGCCAAGAATCCCTTTGTGGTTGAGCAGGATGTGTTCATGGAAGAATTTCTTGATTCAAGCTCTATGGGGGATTTGCTGAAGCAGATTCCGGTTTTTTTAAATGACAATCAGGAAAGCGGGCTTTATGGGGCCGCTTTGCGGGGTGTGCTGCATATTTAA
- a CDS encoding NAD(P)/FAD-dependent oxidoreductase: MSVYDYDLGVIGGGAAGLTVAAGAAQLGVKVLLIDKEHKLGGDCLHYGCVPSKTLIRSARVRQLMGRAGDFGLPEVDLPPVDFAQVAARIKEVIDIIRVHDSVERFNSLGVEVRFGAPRFNDKHSVSLHGDRISARSWVIATGSSPSAPPVKGLDETPYLTNVDVFSLQELPKSLIVLGGGPIAVEMAQSFQRLGSEVTVIQRSNQILSREDEDMARYVMGGMIEDGVRFILGSRIHEVYRSGDGVAVRLESGVKSMLVKGSQLLVAMGRSSNISGLGLKDISVKLERGSVAVDARMRTSVPNIYAAGDVTGKYRFTHAAGYEGGIVVSNAVFHLPRKADYTWLPWCTYTDPELASVGMNEKAAQQAGIEYKTVIEEFSSSDRALAEGEARGRIKLLLNKKGKPIGCQIAAVHAGELLSEWVAAVNGKVGLATLAGAVHPYPTLSEMNKKVAGKLLGEKLFSERVRSLLKLLFSYRG; the protein is encoded by the coding sequence ATGAGTGTCTATGACTATGATCTCGGTGTGATCGGCGGAGGTGCCGCAGGGCTGACCGTTGCGGCCGGGGCTGCGCAACTGGGTGTAAAAGTGCTGCTCATCGATAAAGAGCACAAGCTGGGCGGGGATTGCCTGCATTACGGCTGTGTGCCCAGCAAGACCCTCATCCGCAGCGCACGGGTGCGTCAGCTCATGGGCCGGGCCGGGGATTTCGGTCTGCCCGAAGTTGATCTGCCCCCGGTGGATTTCGCGCAGGTTGCGGCGCGTATCAAAGAAGTCATCGATATCATTCGGGTTCACGATTCCGTGGAGCGGTTTAATTCTCTGGGGGTCGAGGTCCGTTTCGGTGCCCCCCGGTTTAATGATAAACATTCTGTTTCTCTGCACGGGGATAGAATTTCAGCCCGTTCATGGGTTATCGCCACAGGTTCCTCGCCTTCCGCACCGCCCGTCAAAGGGCTGGATGAAACTCCTTATCTGACCAATGTTGATGTTTTTTCATTGCAGGAGCTGCCCAAGTCACTGATTGTGCTTGGCGGAGGACCTATTGCCGTGGAGATGGCCCAGTCATTTCAGCGGCTGGGCAGCGAAGTTACGGTCATCCAGCGCAGCAACCAGATTTTGAGCCGTGAAGACGAGGACATGGCCCGCTACGTCATGGGCGGTATGATCGAGGACGGGGTTCGTTTTATTCTCGGTTCAAGGATTCATGAAGTGTACAGATCCGGTGACGGTGTTGCGGTCCGGCTGGAGTCCGGCGTGAAAAGCATGCTGGTCAAAGGATCACAACTGCTGGTCGCCATGGGCCGTAGTTCCAATATTTCCGGGCTGGGGCTGAAAGATATCAGTGTGAAGCTTGAACGGGGATCTGTCGCGGTGGATGCTCGTATGCGTACATCGGTGCCGAATATTTATGCAGCCGGGGATGTGACCGGAAAGTACCGCTTTACCCATGCCGCAGGATATGAGGGTGGGATTGTGGTTTCCAATGCTGTGTTCCATCTGCCGCGCAAGGCGGATTACACGTGGCTGCCGTGGTGCACCTACACCGACCCGGAGCTTGCCAGCGTGGGCATGAATGAGAAAGCCGCCCAACAGGCGGGCATTGAATACAAGACCGTAATAGAAGAGTTTTCTTCCAGTGACCGCGCTTTGGCCGAAGGTGAAGCACGGGGGCGTATCAAGCTGTTGTTGAACAAAAAGGGCAAGCCTATCGGTTGTCAGATCGCTGCCGTACATGCCGGGGAACTGCTTTCCGAATGGGTGGCGGCGGTGAACGGTAAAGTCGGTCTCGCAACCCTTGCCGGGGCCGTTCATCCTTATCCCACTTTGTCTGAGATGAATAAGAAGGTGGCCGGTAAATTGCTTGGAGAGAAATTGTTTTCCGAGCGGGTGCGTAGTCTTTTGAAGCTGTTGTTTTCGTACCGGGGATAG
- a CDS encoding ABC transporter substrate-binding protein: MAREYTFVSLEYLPYSIYEDGVPTGSDIEILQECFRRMDVDVKILLVPWKRALQMAMLGQVDGIFGAVKTPERQEKLYYSDPVRVEQISLFVRNDSKLQFDGNLENLQGHSFGVIRDFSYGPRIDEFLAKASESGRVERVVDTEMNLAKLIKGRFDLLVGDHFSTLHTVSKADLAGQVRSLEPPVAENNIYITFSKKRKLVSFREHFNAALRSIREDGTWERIMQKYVE, from the coding sequence ATGGCGAGAGAGTATACTTTTGTTTCTTTGGAGTATTTGCCGTATTCGATATATGAGGACGGAGTTCCTACAGGATCTGATATTGAAATTCTGCAGGAATGTTTCCGGCGTATGGATGTTGATGTAAAAATTCTGCTGGTGCCATGGAAACGGGCTTTGCAGATGGCCATGCTCGGACAGGTTGATGGAATTTTCGGAGCAGTCAAGACTCCTGAACGTCAGGAAAAATTATATTACAGTGATCCGGTGCGTGTGGAGCAGATTTCTCTGTTTGTGCGTAATGATTCAAAATTGCAGTTTGATGGAAACCTGGAAAACCTGCAGGGGCATTCTTTTGGGGTAATTCGTGATTTCAGTTATGGTCCGCGGATTGATGAATTTCTGGCAAAAGCTTCAGAGAGCGGGCGTGTAGAGCGGGTTGTTGATACGGAAATGAACCTTGCCAAGCTCATTAAGGGACGTTTCGATCTTTTGGTCGGTGACCATTTTTCAACATTGCATACCGTCAGTAAAGCGGACCTGGCTGGACAGGTCCGCAGTCTTGAGCCTCCGGTTGCCGAGAATAATATTTATATTACGTTCTCCAAAAAACGTAAGCTTGTTTCTTTTCGTGAGCATTTCAATGCGGCACTCAGGTCTATCCGCGAGGATGGAACATGGGAGCGGATTATGCAGAAGTATGTGGAGTGA